A single window of Gossypium hirsutum isolate 1008001.06 chromosome A10, Gossypium_hirsutum_v2.1, whole genome shotgun sequence DNA harbors:
- the LOC107936359 gene encoding uncharacterized protein: MADFLISDQLTYVSNRCFLHPPDYPPLSLVSQPLTTDNYSAWKRSMLMVLSAKKMVSFINGSFPKRGSSSTQLLLAWDRLNNMVISWIRRSVCKGIAATILDHGSASDVWTDIEYRFSVPPLIFHKNLSELSRGDYLMHKSVSLLHIKNPLFKRIAASRLARFAIDDRRRLKIVKIGGAQELLNMLVYAKDELTQKEALKALNAISKSDGALKALHNAGAISVIMSIPDTSVDAEIGTYKTELLKRFRDSGYDVSS, from the exons ATGGCTGATTTTCTTATCTCTGATCAATTAACTTATGTAAGCAATCGATGTTTCCTCCATCCACCCGACTATCCTCCTCTATCGCTCGTTTCTCAACCTCTCACGACTGATAACTATAGCGCATGGAAGCGTTCGATGTTAATGGTCTTATCCGCCAAGAAGATGGTCAGTTTCATCAATGGTTCATTCCCTAAACGAGGTTCTTCGTCAACCCAGTTGCTTCTTGCCTGGGATAGATTGAATAACATGGTTATTTCTTGGATCCGCCGCTCTGTATGCAAAGGAATAGCTGCCACCATCTTGGATCATGGTTCTGCCTCCGATGTTTGGACGGATATTGAATATCGTTTCAGTGTACCACCTCTAATCTTTCACAAGAATCTCTCCGAGTTATCTCGAG GAGATTACTTGATGCACAAGTCAGTATCACTTTTGCATATTAAAAATCCATTGTTTAAAAGAATTGCAGCTTCTAGATTAGCCCGGTTCGCAATCGACG ATCGAAGAAGGTTGAAAATAGTGAAGATTGGTGGAGCTCAAGAGCTGTTGAATATGTTGGTATATGCCAAAGATGAACTCACACAGAAAGAGGCTCTGAAAGCTCTTAATGCAATCTCAAAATCAG ATGGAGCACTTAAAGCTTTACATAATGCCGGGGCAATCTCGGTTATAATGTCTATCCCGGATACCTCCGTTGATGCCGAAATCGGGACGTACAAAACCGAGTTATTGAAGAGATTTCGAGATTCGGGATACGATGTTTCGTCCTGA